The following proteins are encoded in a genomic region of Triticum dicoccoides isolate Atlit2015 ecotype Zavitan chromosome 1B, WEW_v2.0, whole genome shotgun sequence:
- the LOC119314212 gene encoding uncharacterized protein LOC119314212, with protein MPTSPSPSRSSSSSSLVTLPPQHQRRGAGRGRGGWALLQGLQPSQSRAGSSSPRLTDVVQMWWSISSGMGMNRPKFRFFVAFFGWSEIEVWDYHACNWANDLLLLLLRICCRCFC; from the exons ATGCCCACATCGCCGTCTCCATcccgctcctcttcctcctcctcgttggtTACTTTACCACCTCAGCATCAACGGCGGGGGGCTGGGAGGGGGAGGGGTGGATGGGCCCTTCTTCAAGGCCTACAACCATCACAGAGCAGAGCAGGAAGCTCGTCTCCGAG ATTAACAGATGTGGTGCAGATGTGGTGGAGTATATCTTCTGGAATGGGCATGAACCGGCCAAAGTTCAG GTTCTTCGTTGCCTTCTTCGGGTGGAGTGAAATTGAGGTCTGGGACTACCATGCTTGCAATTGGGCCAACGATTTGCTGCTATTGCTATTGAGGATCTGCTGCCGTTGCTTCTGTTGA